Proteins encoded by one window of Chryseobacterium aquaeductus:
- a CDS encoding replication-associated recombination protein A has protein sequence MSQNTPLAERMRPKNLDEVLGQEHLTGEKGTIRKMLENDTLNSLILWGPPGTGKTTLAEIISEKSGRKFYKLSAVSSGVKDVRDVIEEAKKQNLFSGKSPILFIDEIHRFNKSQQDSLLHAVEKGWIVLIGATTENPSFEVVSALLSRSQVYILKALSHEKLEELVDIARERFNNDEKTSFTIREKQAFIQYSGGDGRKLINSVELVLSQFINSETKEISNDDVMEVLQETMALYDKNGEQHYDIISAFIKSMRGGDPNGAVYWLARMIAGGEDIKFIARRMLILASEDIGLANPNALVIANSCFQAINVIGNPEARILLSETAIYLAVSPKSNSAYMAINDALAFVKKTGNLPVPLHLRNAPTKLMKDLDYGKEYKYAHSYEGNFVNQDFLPEEINDVKFYEPGNNSTEKKIYEELKKKWNNKY, from the coding sequence TTGAGTCAAAATACGCCTTTAGCCGAGAGAATGAGACCTAAAAACTTAGATGAAGTTTTGGGGCAGGAACATCTTACTGGCGAAAAAGGAACCATACGGAAAATGCTGGAGAATGATACTTTAAATTCTCTCATATTGTGGGGACCACCCGGAACCGGCAAAACAACATTGGCAGAAATTATTTCTGAAAAATCTGGACGTAAATTTTATAAATTATCGGCAGTTTCATCAGGTGTCAAAGATGTGCGTGATGTGATCGAAGAAGCCAAAAAGCAAAATCTCTTTTCCGGTAAATCACCCATTCTTTTTATTGACGAAATTCATCGATTCAATAAATCTCAGCAAGATTCTCTGCTTCATGCGGTCGAAAAAGGCTGGATTGTTTTGATAGGTGCAACTACGGAAAACCCCAGTTTTGAAGTAGTTTCGGCTTTGCTTTCCAGAAGTCAGGTTTATATTTTAAAAGCTTTATCGCATGAGAAATTAGAAGAATTGGTAGACATTGCTCGTGAAAGATTCAATAATGACGAAAAAACTTCTTTTACCATTAGAGAAAAACAGGCTTTCATTCAATATTCCGGTGGAGACGGCAGAAAATTGATTAATTCTGTTGAGTTGGTGCTGAGTCAATTTATCAATTCTGAGACAAAAGAAATTTCGAATGATGATGTGATGGAAGTCCTTCAGGAAACCATGGCGCTGTATGACAAAAATGGCGAACAACATTATGACATCATTTCTGCATTCATCAAATCAATGCGAGGAGGCGATCCCAACGGAGCTGTCTATTGGCTGGCAAGAATGATTGCCGGTGGTGAAGATATTAAATTTATTGCCAGAAGGATGCTTATTCTGGCATCAGAAGATATTGGTTTGGCAAATCCGAATGCTTTGGTGATCGCAAACAGTTGCTTTCAGGCAATCAACGTAATCGGAAATCCGGAAGCCCGAATTTTGTTGAGCGAGACTGCAATTTACCTTGCGGTTTCTCCTAAAAGTAATTCTGCTTATATGGCAATAAACGATGCTTTAGCTTTTGTGAAAAAAACCGGAAATTTACCTGTGCCATTGCATTTAAGAAATGCTCCGACAAAATTAATGAAAGATCTGGATTACGGAAAAGAATATAAATATGCACATTCTTACGAAGGTAATTTTGTGAATCAGGATTTTTTACCGGAAGAGATCAATGATGTGAAATTTTACGAACCGGGAAATAATTCTACCGAAAAGAAAATCTACGAAGAACTTAAGAAAAAATGGAATAATAAATACTAA
- the yidD gene encoding membrane protein insertion efficiency factor YidD — MKLTFNKIITSPLVLLVRFYQWFISPLLPKNCRYEPTCSHYMVESLQIHGIFKGLWLGLKRIAKCHPWGGSGYDPVPPKK, encoded by the coding sequence TTGAAACTTACATTCAATAAAATCATTACATCTCCTTTGGTATTATTGGTTAGATTTTACCAATGGTTTATCTCGCCTTTACTTCCGAAAAACTGCCGATATGAGCCGACATGTTCGCATTATATGGTTGAATCTCTACAGATTCACGGTATTTTTAAAGGATTATGGCTTGGTTTGAAAAGAATTGCTAAGTGTCATCCTTGGGGCGGAAGCGGCTACGATCCTGTACCTCCGAAAAAATAA